The segment TCGTCGACCGTGATTTTTTTATTGCCGACAGTAGCGACAACTTCAGAACCTTTCGATTGAGCAAATGACATCGAAGTCGAAAGAAGAATGACGCCCATGGCGTACGTAAATGCAGTCAGTTTCATACCTTAAAAGTCCCTTTAAAAAGTTGACGACATACCACATTAAAACGCTAGCACCGGGTTTAAGATTCAGCAATGACTTTAAGGGCTTGTTCTTTTGCGCTGTGTAGCAAAGTTTCGAGTTGTTCAGCGAGTTTTGGATCGCGAGGATCCTGGTCTTTCGTCGTAGGAGGAAGTGGTCCGTGCCACTGAATAACGACCTTCGCGAATGGTTTGGGAAAGAAAGTTTTATTCCACGCTTTTGGAAAATAAATTGCGCGATCTACACTAACTCCACAGTAGTAAATCGGGCTGTCCGAAAGTCTAGAGAGCTCAAACACACCGGGCTTTACTTTGTAGATGGGTCCCTTGGGGCCATCGACAGCAAAACTGCAACTGTGTCCTTCGCGCATGAGGCGAATTAAACCTTTGAGTCCGCCGACTCCACCGCGTGTGGATGAACCTGCCGTGGTTTTTGCACCGAGAAGTCTGAGAATCACAGACATCATCTGCCCGTCTTTCGATTGCGAAGACATCGTAGCAATATGATAGCGACGGCAAAGTTGGATGAGAGCAATCTCATCACCATGCCAGTGTGCCATCAAAAAAGGTTTTCTATCACGAATAGCTTGCTTCAAAGGTTCTGGTTCAATAAGTCGCACCCGCCACGTCAGTGAAATGGTGCGATAGATGAACCAGACTAAGAAGCCTAAAAGATATTTTCTCAAGGCCTAGTGCTTAAGAACTTTTTTGAATTCTTCAGTGAGCTTAGGAACAACGTCGAAAAGATCGCCGACGATACCATAAGTCGCTTTTTGGAAGATCGGAGCATTTGGATCGTTATTGATCGCAACGATCACCTTGCTGCCACTCATACCAGCCAAGTGTTGAATCGCGCCGGAAACACCCACAGCGATGTACAAAGTTGGCGCTACAGTTTTACCCGTTTGACCTACTTGCATACCGTGCGAAACCCAGCCAGCATCGACAACCGCGCGAGACGCGCCCACTGTTGCGCCCAAAACGTCCGCAAGGTCATTCAAAAGCTTAAAGTTGCCGGCTTCTTTCAAGCCGCGGCCACCAGAAACGATGATGTTTGCTTCCGTTAAATCCAACTTTTCAGAAGTGCCCTTAACGATTTCTTTTACCAAAGTTTTCAAGTCTGGCTTTGCAAGAGTCTGCTCAATAACAGTCGCTGTTTTTGAGCCGTCTGCCGCTGCTACGGGCAATTGATTAGCGCGCATCAAAACGATTTTGAGCGGGCTGTTTTCAAAAGCGACGTTTGCAAAAGCTTTACCAGAGTACATAGGTTTTTTTGCTGTGACGTTGTCGCCAGAGATGTTGAGCTCTGTGCAATCAGACGCAATACCTGTTTTCATACGAGCAGCAATTCTTGGGAAAAGATCACGGCCCGTGCTTGTCGCAGATGCCAACAAGATTTGCGGTTGAACTTTTTCAAGAACAGAAGCAACGGCTGCTGCGTAAAGTTCTGAGTTATAAGCATCGAGGCTCGCATCTTTGAGGATGTGAACTTCTGTTGCTCCGTGATGGCCCATTTCAGCGGCTGCTTTATCAGCGCCGGTGCCAACAGCCATACCAACAACCGTGTTGCCGGACTTTGCAGCTGCCTGCAAAAGCTCCATCGCACCACGTTTCAAAGCACCATTTTTGTGTTCTGCAAATACGAATACTTTAGACATCGTCAACCCCTACAATACTTTCGCTTCGTCACGAAGCAGTTTCACAAGTTCAGCAACTTGAGCTGAAGAATCGCCAGCGATCATTTTCACAGCTGGTTTTTCCGCAGGGAGGCTGAGTTGAGTGTATTTAACTTTTGTGTCAGTTGCAGGAATGTTCAAAGAAGCGAATTCGATTTCTTTCAAAATCTTTTTCTTCGCTTTCATGATACCAGGCAAGCTTGCGTAGCGAGGAGTATTGAGGCCTTTGTTTGCGCCAACAACTGCTGGAGCTTTCAAACCCAAAACTTCTTTTGCGCCACCTTCGATGTCGCGTTCTACAGTCACACCCTCTGGAGACATAGAGAACTTAGAAACCACCGTTGCGTGTGGCATGCCTAAGAACTCAGCAACCATTTGGCTTACTGAAGAAGCATTGTCATCGATTGCGAGTTTGCCAGTGAAGATCAAATCAGCGCCGCCTTCAGCTTTGATGACTTCTGCCAAAGCTCGAGCTGTTGAATAAGAGTCGATGTTTTCAGGAGCATTCACCACGATACCTTCATCGGCACCCATAGCGAGAGCAGTTCTCAAGGACTCAGAAACGCGCTTATTAGGACCTACGCTCAGAGCAAATACTTGAGTGCCAGCATTGGCCTCACGGTATTTAACAGCTTCTTCGATAGCGTACTCGTCGTAAGGATTGATGACCCATTTGATGCCATTTGTGTCGATAGAAGAGGCATCGGGGCCAATTTTAATCTTTGTTTCCGTGTCCGGAACTTGCTTAATACAAACAAAAATTTTCATGTTGAACCTCGTTGGGTGGTTCTATCTCAAAGGCCACTTTTGGCAAACCTAAAAATCCCAAACTAACGTGACGCGAAAACGCCGAGAAGTGCCGTGGACAAGCAGACTTAGCGGGAGTAAAACATAGTGAAACTCAATTGAAAATACTGCATAAAAAAGAGGTTTATTGTGGCTCTTTCATCGTCTCATGGTTTTTTGAGATCTTCGATCGGCAAAAAATATCTCATGGGGTTGGCAGGTCTGATTTGGGCGGGTTTTGTTTTCACCCATATGGCCGGCAACCTTCTTATCTTTGTAGGCTCTGACGCCTACAACTTGTACAGCTACACACTGACTAGTAACAAGCTTTTGATCGTCGCTGAGGCGGTTTTGGTTTTGGCGCTGGTAGCCCATGTGTGCTTGGCGATCAGCCTGACAATGGCCAATCGAGCTGCCGGTGGCGGCGCTGGCCGATACGCAGTGAAGGCGAAAGAGAAAAAAGCCCGCTTCGCATCCACTTGGATGGGAGTTCAGGGTTCAATTATCTTAGCTTTCGTGATTCTTCACTTGGCTACTTTCAAATACGGTACTCATTATGAAACGACGGTCAATGGTGTTGTCATGAGAGACCTCTTTAAACTCATGATCGAAGTCTTCCAAAACCCAGGCTATGTTGTTTGGTACTTGGTGGCTTTGGTGTTGTTGGCGTTCCACTTGAGCCACGGCGTTGGTTCTGTGTTCCAATCCTTTGGTTGGATGAACGGCCGTCACCAGCCGATGCTTCGCAAGCTCAGCGCTATCTACGCCATCGTCGTAGCGGCGGGGTTTATCGCGCAACCCCTTTACATTTTTCTTTTCTTGAAGGGCTAGGGAGAACGCAATGTCTAAAACTTTAGATAGTAAAATTCCTGAGGGAACAATCGATAAAAAATGGACTGACCACAAGTTCAAGATGAAGCTTGTGAACCCTGCCAATAAACGTAAGCACACTGTGATCGTTGTTGGTACCGGCCTTGCGGGCGCGAGTGCGGCGGCATCTTTGGGTGAGCTCGGTTATAAAGTTAAAGCTTTCTGCGTGCATGAGTCTCCTCGCCGCGCCCACTCTGTGGCGGCTCAGGGTGGTATTAATGCTGCGAAAAACTACCAGAACGACGGCGACTCCATTTATCGTCTTTTCTATGACACGGTAAAGGGCGGAGACTTCCGCGCACGTGAAGCAAACGTTCATCGTTTGGCTGAAGTTTCTGTGAACATCATTGACCAAGCAGTTGCTTCAGGTGTTCCGCTCGCGCGTGATTACGGTGGCCTTTTGGATAACCGCTCTTTCGGCGG is part of the Bdellovibrionales bacterium genome and harbors:
- a CDS encoding electron transfer flavoprotein subunit beta/FixA family protein → MKIFVCIKQVPDTETKIKIGPDASSIDTNGIKWVINPYDEYAIEEAVKYREANAGTQVFALSVGPNKRVSESLRTALAMGADEGIVVNAPENIDSYSTARALAEVIKAEGGADLIFTGKLAIDDNASSVSQMVAEFLGMPHATVVSKFSMSPEGVTVERDIEGGAKEVLGLKAPAVVGANKGLNTPRYASLPGIMKAKKKILKEIEFASLNIPATDTKVKYTQLSLPAEKPAVKMIAGDSSAQVAELVKLLRDEAKVL
- a CDS encoding succinate dehydrogenase cytochrome b subunit; the encoded protein is MGLAGLIWAGFVFTHMAGNLLIFVGSDAYNLYSYTLTSNKLLIVAEAVLVLALVAHVCLAISLTMANRAAGGGAGRYAVKAKEKKARFASTWMGVQGSIILAFVILHLATFKYGTHYETTVNGVVMRDLFKLMIEVFQNPGYVVWYLVALVLLAFHLSHGVGSVFQSFGWMNGRHQPMLRKLSAIYAIVVAAGFIAQPLYIFLFLKG
- a CDS encoding electron transfer flavoprotein subunit alpha/FixB family protein; translation: MSKVFVFAEHKNGALKRGAMELLQAAAKSGNTVVGMAVGTGADKAAAEMGHHGATEVHILKDASLDAYNSELYAAAVASVLEKVQPQILLASATSTGRDLFPRIAARMKTGIASDCTELNISGDNVTAKKPMYSGKAFANVAFENSPLKIVLMRANQLPVAAADGSKTATVIEQTLAKPDLKTLVKEIVKGTSEKLDLTEANIIVSGGRGLKEAGNFKLLNDLADVLGATVGASRAVVDAGWVSHGMQVGQTGKTVAPTLYIAVGVSGAIQHLAGMSGSKVIVAINNDPNAPIFQKATYGIVGDLFDVVPKLTEEFKKVLKH
- a CDS encoding lysophospholipid acyltransferase family protein gives rise to the protein MRKYLLGFLVWFIYRTISLTWRVRLIEPEPLKQAIRDRKPFLMAHWHGDEIALIQLCRRYHIATMSSQSKDGQMMSVILRLLGAKTTAGSSTRGGVGGLKGLIRLMREGHSCSFAVDGPKGPIYKVKPGVFELSRLSDSPIYYCGVSVDRAIYFPKAWNKTFFPKPFAKVVIQWHGPLPPTTKDQDPRDPKLAEQLETLLHSAKEQALKVIAES